The following proteins are encoded in a genomic region of Streptococcus equi subsp. equi:
- a CDS encoding phage protein, giving the protein MAENKTGMMTLPIDYANRALAKEEILDELVEREIVDVDLLIELAEDNPFWMSALNFNRGTK; this is encoded by the coding sequence ATGGCTGAAAATAAAACTGGAATGATGACTTTACCAATCGACTATGCAAACAGAGCATTAGCAAAAGAGGAAATACTTGATGAACTTGTTGAAAGAGAAATTGTAGATGTAGATCTGTTAATAGAGCTTGCAGAAGATAATCCGTTTTGGATGAGTGCATTGAATTTTAACCGAGGTACAAAATGA
- a CDS encoding phage protein, which produces MTPNTTKVVTGKVRLSYVALLEPKAFEGQEAKYSTVILIPKTDKVTIKKIKDAQKAAYEAAKDNKLKGVKWERVKTTLRDGDEEMDTEEHPEYAGHVFMSVSSKTKPQIIDKYKNPVDSADEVYSGVYARVSLNAYAYNTAGNKGISCGLNNVQIVAKGDYLGGRSSADADFDEWNEEEDEDDIL; this is translated from the coding sequence ATGACACCAAACACAACTAAAGTAGTAACCGGAAAAGTACGCCTAAGCTATGTAGCTTTACTAGAGCCTAAAGCCTTTGAAGGTCAAGAGGCTAAGTATTCAACAGTTATCTTAATTCCAAAAACAGACAAAGTCACAATCAAGAAAATTAAAGACGCGCAGAAAGCTGCTTATGAGGCTGCCAAGGACAATAAACTCAAAGGGGTTAAATGGGAGCGCGTTAAGACAACGCTTCGTGACGGCGACGAAGAAATGGATACCGAAGAGCACCCAGAGTACGCTGGACACGTGTTCATGTCAGTGTCAAGTAAAACTAAGCCACAAATCATTGACAAGTATAAAAACCCCGTTGACTCAGCGGATGAAGTTTACTCTGGCGTCTATGCTCGCGTATCACTTAATGCCTATGCTTACAACACAGCGGGAAATAAAGGAATCTCTTGCGGATTAAACAACGTCCAAATTGTTGCTAAAGGAGACTACCTTGGCGGCCGTTCGTCAGCTGATGCAGATTTTGACGAGTGGAACGAAGAAGAGGACGAAGACGACATTTTATAG
- a CDS encoding phage protein: MNTNEKVIDTICHIRHCGDRYDMCQDMRSWVAERNGLIQDLLKAKKQIDRNRIAKRLDRAQKNISDIITKVTGDLWQGSDQVIAEQCFLKVLEEMQK, from the coding sequence ATGAACACTAACGAAAAAGTAATCGATACTATATGTCACATCAGACATTGCGGTGACAGATACGATATGTGCCAAGACATGCGGTCGTGGGTAGCTGAGAGAAATGGATTAATCCAGGACTTACTCAAAGCAAAAAAACAAATTGATCGCAATCGTATCGCTAAACGTCTGGATCGTGCGCAGAAAAACATCAGTGACATTATCACAAAAGTGACAGGCGACTTATGGCAAGGCAGTGATCAAGTCATTGCTGAGCAGTGTTTTTTAAAAGTATTAGAGGAGATGCAAAAATGA
- a CDS encoding phage protein — MRTEKDIENYLKKKTKGLCLKFASPGTIGVPDRIVVMNTGTFFVEVKAPGKKPRPSQVAMHKKIKEAGQHVWVVDSYESVDIALKEMENWV; from the coding sequence ATGAGGACTGAAAAAGACATTGAAAATTATTTGAAAAAGAAAACAAAAGGGCTGTGTTTAAAATTTGCAAGTCCAGGGACGATAGGAGTGCCTGACAGAATTGTTGTCATGAACACGGGAACCTTTTTTGTAGAGGTCAAAGCACCTGGTAAAAAACCAAGACCCAGCCAAGTTGCCATGCACAAAAAAATAAAAGAGGCTGGGCAGCACGTTTGGGTTGTTGACTCCTACGAATCAGTGGACATAGCCTTAAAAGAAATGGAGAACTGGGTGTGA
- a CDS encoding SNF2 family phage protein produces the protein MRLHEYQEYAKTWIVEHPYCGLLLDMGLGKTLTTLSAIDEIQNIFSEDHKILIVAPKKVAEETWSTEIGKWHFDFTYSKVLGSEGKRIEALETEADIYLINRENVTWLVEYYKTKWPFTFVVIDELSSFKSSKSKRFRALRKVRPKVQRLVGLTGTPAPNSLIDLWPQIYLMDRGARLETSQTRFKDKYFVPDKRNGLIIYSWALRDGAEAEIYNKIEDICISMKAKDYLKLPPRTDNVVSVKLSNMKAYKQLEADLVLEFKDKEISAANSAVLANKLLQMANGAIYDDDKTTVAIHDDKLDALENVVEESQGQPILVFYQYQHDLERLKKRFPQAEELTSVDKWNSGKIPILLCHPQSAGHGLNLQKGGHIIVWFGLTWSLEYYQQANARLDRQGQTEPVIVHHIVAENTVDEKVLRILQGKEKNQNALLEAVKAQLGV, from the coding sequence GTGAGACTGCACGAGTACCAAGAATACGCTAAGACATGGATAGTAGAGCACCCTTATTGTGGCCTTTTACTTGACATGGGTCTTGGTAAAACGCTGACAACACTATCGGCAATAGATGAGATTCAAAATATTTTTTCCGAGGATCATAAGATTTTAATCGTAGCCCCTAAAAAAGTGGCGGAAGAAACGTGGTCAACGGAGATTGGGAAATGGCATTTTGATTTCACCTACTCTAAAGTTTTAGGGAGTGAGGGAAAACGAATTGAAGCCTTAGAAACAGAAGCCGATATCTATTTGATTAATCGTGAGAATGTTACTTGGCTTGTTGAATACTACAAGACTAAATGGCCGTTTACCTTTGTGGTTATTGATGAGCTGTCAAGCTTTAAGTCTAGTAAGTCAAAACGGTTTAGGGCTTTGCGAAAAGTTAGACCGAAAGTCCAACGCCTTGTAGGACTAACAGGAACCCCAGCGCCTAACAGTTTGATTGATTTGTGGCCGCAGATTTATCTGATGGACAGAGGCGCCAGGCTTGAGACGAGCCAGACTCGATTTAAAGACAAGTATTTTGTTCCTGATAAGCGTAATGGCCTAATCATTTACAGTTGGGCACTTAGGGATGGTGCAGAAGCAGAAATCTATAACAAGATTGAGGACATCTGTATCAGCATGAAAGCTAAAGACTATCTCAAGTTACCGCCGCGAACCGACAACGTTGTATCAGTTAAGTTATCTAATATGAAAGCCTACAAACAGCTTGAAGCTGATTTGGTGTTGGAGTTTAAGGATAAGGAGATATCTGCGGCTAACTCTGCGGTTTTGGCTAATAAATTACTTCAAATGGCTAATGGCGCTATCTATGATGATGATAAAACAACAGTTGCTATACACGACGACAAACTTGACGCGCTTGAGAATGTCGTTGAAGAAAGCCAAGGCCAGCCAATCTTAGTTTTTTACCAGTATCAACATGATCTTGAAAGGCTTAAGAAACGATTCCCTCAGGCTGAAGAGTTGACGTCAGTTGACAAGTGGAATTCCGGAAAAATACCAATTCTTCTGTGTCACCCACAGTCAGCCGGGCATGGGCTTAATCTGCAAAAAGGAGGGCATATTATTGTTTGGTTTGGGCTAACATGGAGTCTTGAATATTATCAACAAGCTAATGCCAGATTAGACAGACAAGGGCAGACAGAACCCGTTATTGTGCACCACATTGTTGCAGAAAATACAGTTGATGAAAAAGTACTTAGGATTTTACAAGGCAAAGAAAAAAATCAGAACGCCTTACTTGAAGCAGTTAAGGCGCAGTTAGGGGTCTAG
- the polA_2 gene encoding phage DNA polymerase: MFIDYCIQDVVVEMAIAEKLESVPVHDREWDYYACDQRINDRGVALDKELVASALYCKDVKMESLSGELKALTGLDNPNSRAQLLPWLKEHGYSVNGLTKADVEQELKTAEGELKRVLELKLQTAMSSLKKYEAMERAMCSDGRVHGLLQFYGASRTGRWAGRVVQVQNLARNYIKDLDDAREYVKKRDIDAVEILYDSLNDTLKQLVRTALVAKDCCTFYVSDFSAIEARVIAWFAGEQWRLDVFSTHGKIYEASASQMFGIPIEEIDKELRQKGKISELALGYQGGPGALKQMGALNMGVKEEELQGLVDDWRRANKKIVQFWKDVQRAAIKAIKSRAPIKLGKLRFRYRKGFLFITLPSGRNLAYARAKVEPGDYGDKIVYEGQGDKAYFTAQETYGGKLVENIVQATARDILAEALLRIEAAGYGVVFHVHDEAIIEGSGLTIEEVNDLMAQAPEWAEGLPLNSEGYVTKYYMKD, translated from the coding sequence ATGTTTATTGACTACTGCATCCAAGACGTTGTTGTTGAGATGGCAATTGCCGAAAAACTAGAGTCAGTTCCTGTGCACGACCGTGAATGGGACTACTACGCATGCGACCAGAGAATCAACGACAGAGGCGTGGCGCTTGATAAAGAGTTAGTTGCTTCGGCCTTGTATTGCAAAGATGTTAAGATGGAAAGTTTGTCTGGTGAACTAAAAGCTCTAACAGGACTTGATAATCCTAATAGCAGGGCGCAGTTGTTACCGTGGCTAAAAGAACACGGTTATTCGGTTAATGGTCTGACTAAAGCGGATGTTGAGCAGGAGCTTAAGACGGCCGAAGGAGAACTTAAGAGAGTTTTAGAACTTAAACTACAAACCGCTATGTCAAGTCTAAAAAAATATGAAGCTATGGAAAGAGCTATGTGCTCAGACGGACGAGTTCATGGACTACTTCAGTTTTACGGAGCTAGCAGGACAGGAAGATGGGCGGGCAGAGTTGTCCAAGTACAGAACTTAGCTAGGAATTATATAAAGGATCTAGATGATGCTAGAGAGTATGTTAAAAAGCGTGATATTGATGCTGTGGAGATTTTATACGATAGTCTTAACGACACTTTAAAGCAGCTAGTAAGAACGGCACTCGTGGCCAAAGACTGCTGTACCTTCTACGTCTCTGACTTCTCAGCGATTGAGGCTAGGGTGATTGCGTGGTTTGCCGGAGAGCAGTGGAGGCTTGACGTGTTTTCGACGCACGGAAAAATCTATGAGGCATCCGCTAGCCAGATGTTCGGAATTCCAATTGAGGAGATTGATAAGGAACTACGCCAAAAAGGCAAAATCTCAGAGTTGGCACTTGGCTATCAAGGAGGTCCTGGAGCGCTCAAGCAGATGGGAGCTCTAAATATGGGAGTCAAGGAAGAGGAGCTCCAAGGGCTAGTTGATGACTGGCGCAGGGCCAATAAGAAAATCGTCCAATTTTGGAAAGATGTGCAGAGAGCCGCCATCAAAGCTATCAAATCGAGAGCACCAATAAAACTTGGAAAACTACGATTTAGATACCGTAAAGGTTTCCTCTTTATAACATTGCCTAGCGGTAGGAACTTAGCTTATGCAAGAGCCAAGGTTGAGCCAGGCGACTATGGAGACAAAATCGTCTATGAGGGCCAAGGAGATAAGGCCTACTTCACAGCGCAAGAGACTTACGGCGGTAAGCTTGTCGAAAATATCGTTCAGGCGACGGCCAGGGATATTCTAGCTGAAGCGCTTCTGAGGATTGAAGCTGCAGGCTATGGTGTTGTTTTCCACGTTCATGATGAGGCTATTATCGAAGGCTCAGGCCTGACAATCGAAGAAGTTAATGATTTGATGGCTCAGGCTCCTGAATGGGCGGAGGGTCTTCCTTTAAATAGCGAAGGCTACGTAACAAAGTATTATATGAAGGATTAG
- a CDS encoding phage protein yields MNKQKFEKLDKVKELLDELKMSEFMAPLLVGDQIMEIINDLHNDPGQFGAQVFLPSPDKKYKFVVRICREENLED; encoded by the coding sequence ATGAACAAACAAAAATTTGAAAAATTAGACAAAGTAAAAGAACTACTTGACGAATTGAAAATGTCAGAATTTATGGCGCCACTTTTAGTTGGTGATCAGATTATGGAAATTATCAACGATTTGCACAATGATCCAGGACAATTTGGAGCGCAGGTATTTCTGCCATCGCCAGACAAAAAATATAAGTTTGTAGTGCGAATTTGTCGAGAAGAAAATTTAGAGGATTGA
- a CDS encoding phage DNA primase/helicase protein: protein MMPDEYEPVARYLANQLGMSNFDDTTYQSVRLMFWPSHSRDADFTFKYNDEAFLSVDEVLDTYPDWRDSSFWPESPTHAVKRQREAKKQGDPLSKKGLIGAFCRNYDIRQAIATFLPEVYEEGTTPDRYTYTEGSTANGLVIYDEVFAYSHHGTDPVGDTLVNAYDLVRIHKFGEQDSEAKDITPTNKLPSSKAMNAFVSDLPEIKDYLMAEALGDFDEELPVEDDRSWLEIDERGEPEVNSYLLATQIIKEVPIYWDGLEFLRYDAKKGIWLPNAEEYLKSYISTKKLGKITKIRHISETVVAIKAQAFSSEVFTESDLNKIVLANGVYDLRDNSFKTKFDPELHARSSHPVVYDPEAACETFEGFLRETVGAENIDFIFEWFGYNFYREYAIQKMLFIYGSGGTGKSTLINILREMIGADNYSAVTLQYLMQERFAKIGLYRKTANFDTDAKPQYLADGATLKMLTGEDTIHADRKNKEPINFYNYAKLSFAMNELPPMRDFSGGLKRRMMILEMDKVLTQEVKAKYPLDKIMSEVPGIFNRAMEGLRKALSKRDFSISASMRSSVEKWEKGNDVVAMFLEDECELGEDFKVPVRDVYPAYKFYCQDSGYKPLAKNAFNHRLRELSYENKNVKSGGKQAKNWVGFKLKSEF, encoded by the coding sequence ATGATGCCTGATGAATATGAGCCAGTCGCTAGGTACTTGGCTAATCAACTAGGCATGTCGAACTTTGATGACACGACTTATCAAAGTGTGCGTTTGATGTTCTGGCCGAGCCACTCGAGAGATGCTGACTTTACGTTTAAATATAACGATGAGGCTTTTCTAAGTGTTGATGAGGTGCTTGATACATACCCGGACTGGCGTGACTCAAGCTTCTGGCCAGAAAGCCCGACGCACGCTGTTAAAAGACAGCGTGAAGCTAAAAAACAAGGTGACCCACTTAGTAAAAAAGGGCTTATTGGAGCCTTTTGTCGTAACTATGACATTAGACAGGCCATTGCAACGTTCTTGCCCGAGGTTTATGAAGAAGGAACGACTCCTGATAGGTACACCTACACTGAGGGTTCAACCGCAAATGGCTTAGTCATCTATGATGAAGTCTTCGCTTATAGCCATCACGGGACAGATCCCGTGGGGGATACGCTTGTAAATGCATACGACCTTGTTCGTATCCATAAATTCGGAGAGCAAGATAGCGAGGCTAAAGATATTACTCCTACTAATAAGTTGCCATCAAGTAAAGCGATGAATGCTTTTGTCTCTGACTTACCCGAAATTAAAGACTATTTAATGGCGGAGGCTTTAGGCGATTTTGATGAAGAGTTACCAGTCGAAGATGACAGAAGCTGGCTTGAAATTGATGAGAGGGGCGAACCTGAGGTCAATAGTTATTTGCTAGCAACGCAGATTATTAAGGAGGTTCCGATTTATTGGGACGGCTTAGAATTTTTACGCTACGACGCTAAAAAAGGCATCTGGTTGCCAAACGCAGAGGAGTATTTGAAGAGTTATATCTCAACTAAGAAACTCGGTAAAATTACTAAGATTAGGCACATTAGCGAAACCGTCGTAGCGATTAAGGCACAGGCTTTCTCAAGCGAAGTGTTTACTGAGAGCGATCTTAACAAGATAGTGCTAGCGAACGGAGTCTATGACTTGAGGGATAACAGTTTTAAGACTAAGTTTGATCCAGAATTGCATGCAAGGTCAAGCCATCCCGTTGTCTATGACCCCGAGGCGGCCTGTGAAACCTTTGAGGGTTTTCTTAGGGAGACCGTCGGAGCTGAAAATATAGATTTCATCTTTGAGTGGTTCGGCTATAACTTTTATCGCGAATATGCTATCCAAAAAATGCTATTCATCTACGGCAGCGGCGGTACTGGTAAATCAACACTGATTAATATTTTACGTGAAATGATAGGTGCTGATAATTACTCAGCCGTGACACTGCAGTACCTGATGCAAGAACGCTTTGCAAAAATCGGCTTATATCGAAAGACTGCTAACTTCGATACCGATGCTAAACCTCAATACTTAGCAGATGGCGCAACACTTAAAATGTTGACGGGGGAGGATACTATTCACGCAGACCGTAAGAATAAAGAGCCGATTAACTTTTACAATTATGCTAAGCTGTCTTTTGCCATGAATGAGCTCCCACCTATGCGAGATTTCAGCGGAGGACTTAAACGCCGCATGATGATCCTCGAGATGGATAAGGTTTTAACGCAGGAAGTTAAGGCGAAATACCCGCTAGATAAGATTATGAGCGAGGTGCCAGGTATCTTTAATAGGGCGATGGAGGGGCTTAGAAAGGCCTTAAGTAAGAGAGATTTCAGTATTAGTGCCAGCATGAGATCAAGTGTCGAGAAATGGGAAAAAGGCAACGATGTCGTGGCCATGTTCCTTGAAGACGAGTGTGAACTTGGTGAAGACTTCAAAGTTCCTGTTAGGGATGTCTACCCAGCCTACAAGTTCTATTGTCAGGATTCAGGCTACAAACCTTTGGCAAAAAATGCATTTAACCACCGACTAAGAGAGTTAAGTTATGAAAATAAAAACGTTAAATCTGGAGGAAAGCAAGCCAAAAATTGGGTCGGTTTTAAGTTAAAAAGTGAGTTTTAG
- a CDS encoding phage protein, whose protein sequence is MKKEYVVRIYTGREKNFEAKPQFEEKTFTRKADMLRFWDSCEATVKEKYTREREMKNEQTKI, encoded by the coding sequence ATGAAAAAAGAATATGTCGTTAGAATCTACACGGGTAGAGAAAAGAATTTTGAGGCAAAACCTCAGTTTGAAGAGAAAACCTTTACGCGAAAAGCAGACATGCTGAGGTTTTGGGATTCTTGCGAAGCAACAGTTAAAGAAAAATATACTAGGGAGCGGGAGATGAAAAATGAACAAACAAAAATTTGA
- a CDS encoding phage DNA polymerase yields the protein MRHLNIDIETYSSNDIKNGVYKYADAEDFEILLFAYSIDGGEVECLDLTRQSLPEDIKDMLFDDKVRKHAFNAQFERVCLSRYLGLPYYLDPCQWQCTMVLAQELGLPSSLEKCALYLKLVQEKDTSGKNLIRYFSLPCKPSKANGGRTRNLPEHAPEKW from the coding sequence ATGAGACATTTAAATATTGATATTGAAACCTATAGTTCGAATGACATCAAAAATGGGGTTTACAAGTACGCTGACGCAGAAGATTTTGAGATTTTACTTTTCGCTTACTCTATAGATGGCGGAGAAGTAGAGTGCCTTGATTTGACAAGGCAGTCTCTACCTGAAGACATCAAAGATATGTTATTTGATGATAAAGTCCGAAAGCACGCCTTTAATGCCCAATTCGAAAGAGTTTGTCTCAGTCGTTACCTCGGTCTACCTTACTATCTAGATCCTTGCCAATGGCAATGCACCATGGTGCTGGCCCAAGAGTTGGGGCTGCCTTCAAGCTTGGAAAAGTGTGCGCTGTATTTAAAATTAGTGCAGGAAAAAGATACCTCGGGTAAAAACTTAATCAGATACTTTTCCCTGCCTTGCAAACCAAGTAAAGCTAACGGTGGGAGAACTAGAAATTTACCAGAACACGCCCCCGAAAAGTGGTAA
- a CDS encoding phage DNA primase/helicase protein, with protein sequence MKQEKLIVKSSPLQELHIATGNSRTAKTWKNITLTWQELVERLEKPTVTQETFAEYQKMSRAEKGQAKDVGGFVGGWLKQGKRKNENVQSRSLVALDADSPSKDFLDRLDLLADYAYVLYSTHSHSKKLLSTVLLSLLTV encoded by the coding sequence ATGAAGCAAGAAAAACTAATAGTAAAGTCTTCTCCTCTGCAAGAGCTTCATATCGCAACGGGTAATTCACGAACAGCTAAGACGTGGAAAAATATTACGCTAACTTGGCAGGAGCTGGTTGAGAGGTTAGAGAAACCTACAGTCACCCAAGAGACGTTTGCGGAGTACCAGAAGATGTCTCGAGCAGAAAAAGGGCAAGCAAAAGACGTAGGAGGTTTTGTCGGCGGGTGGCTAAAGCAGGGTAAACGGAAAAACGAAAATGTTCAAAGTAGGTCCTTGGTTGCGCTTGACGCAGATAGCCCAAGTAAAGATTTCTTAGATAGGCTAGACCTGCTTGCAGACTATGCATACGTACTCTACAGTACTCACAGCCACTCAAAAAAGCTGCTAAGTACCGTCTTATTATCCCTACTGACCGTTTAA